The Streptomyces sp. M92 nucleotide sequence GCCACGCCCTTCACGCGCTTACCGGAGTTCCAGCAGCCGCCGACGTGCACCTGCACCGGCGGCGCATCCCTGTTCAGGCCCTGCTCCAGAAGCCAGTCCGGTGGCGGCGGCCGGTGCTCGGCCGCGTACTGCTTCTCCCGCTCCCGCTGCTCCGCCCGCCCGATCGCCTCCCGCACCTCCGCCAGGGTGTAGGCGAGCCACGTCTCCAGGGTCCGGAGGCGGGGCAGGTCAGGCGGCAGATCAGGCATAGATTCGATTGTACGTTCGAGACGTGGGACGTGGCACCCTGGGGCCATGGCCGGCCGCTACCACCTCACCCTCACCGCCCTCGCGCAACCGCTGATGCACGGCTGGTGGAACGACGAGAATGTGGCGCGCCGCAAGTTCACCTCCTGGGTCGGACAGCACAGCGACCGGCCCGACGCCCGGATCACCCTCACTGACGAGGAGACCGGCACCAAGTTGACGGAGTGGCCGGACCCGCGGTGACCGTCTGCCATCCTGTCCGCCATGGCCCACCGTCCGTACCCCGTCGCCGCCCGCGCCTGGCGGCAGATCCTCCGCCGCTACCGCTACGAGCGGCCCGCACACTCGCCGGCCGCTCCATCACACGGCCCGGTCGGCGAGTACCGGATCTCGGCGCGCGCCGACCGCTAGCCCGGATGCCGGGCCTGCTTCTTCACCGCGGCCTCGACCTCCGACCGTAGCCGTCCCTCCGCCTTCGCGTGCTCGGTGACCGCGGCCTGGATGTCGCGGGCGAGGTCGCGCCAGGCCCGCCACGCGGTCTCATAGGTCTCGGTCTGCTGCTCCGACCATGGTGTCGTGGTGGGCGGTCCGTACTGGTCGCGGAGCTGCTGGACCTGGGCGTGCGCCTGGTCGGCGGCGCGCTGCATCGCCACGAGTTCTTCGAGTGTGTGTGCCACGGGTGCCGATCGTACGGCGGCATGACGATGCCCCCGCCTCAGCAGGTCGAGGCGGGGGCATTGGTGCGCGCCGGCACTACCGCCTACGCCGCCATGACCTCCACAGCAGGTAGACCCGCAGACCGGCCAGCGCCAAGACCACGGCGCCCACGACGATGCCCACCCATGACGGGAGACTGCCGGACTCCGGCAGGTAGATCGCCAAGGCTGGCACCGGCTCAACCATCCGTCGCTTCCGCCTTCCGAGGTCGGTTCTTCCCTGACCCGGAGTAGCCCGCCTCGATGTCCTGAACCGTCCGCAGCGATACGCCGAGCCGGGCCGCGATCTTCCGATAGGACACCGGCGGATCCTGCGCGCGCATCTCCTGTACGACCTCGCGGCGTTGCTGCCGCCACCTCTTCGCGCGCGCCTCCTGGTCGGCCAACACTTCGCCGATCGCTCTCGCTCGCACCTCCGGGTCGGCGATCGCTTCGACTGCATCCATAGCGTCGATCACCCGCTGAGCCTCCTCGGTCACACCCGGCCTCACTTCTCTTCGGGCGGGCCGCTTGCCACGAGTGTATGGGACCCCATACATTCGTGGGAAGCAGTCCGCACTGCTGATGCACAACGGCCCCGACCCGGAGTTGCAGCTCCACATGGGTCGGGGCCAGGCCCACCTCAACCATCACGAAAAGGCAGGCCCTGATGGGACACCGTACCGACCAGGAGCAGCACCAGCCCAGCCCGACGGACCACGCCGTGGCCATCGCCTACGACAACCACGGCAGCCGCTGGGGCACCAACAGCGTCGAGAACGCCGAGACGCTCATCGCCAACGAGCGCCAGGCCGGCGCCTCGATTGACGAGTGGGACACCACCGACCGCGACGGCCAACCCCTCCGCGTCGTCCGCATCCCCGACGCGGACTGGCTGGACACGATCTTCGTGTTCACCGCCGAGGACGCCACGGCGGTGACCGCGTGAGCGAGCCGACGCCGGTTACCGAGGACGCGAACGCCACGACCACCGAACTCCAGCAGCGCGCCGCGGCCGACTACGCCGCCACGCTTGCCGCCGCCCGCGCTAAGCAGGACCAGGGCAGCACGGGCGCGCGCGAGGGCATCCTCCCGGGAGGTGCCCACTGATGGGCTGGTTCTCCCGCGCGCAGTCCAGCCGCGACTACCCCGCCGCCGGCACCTCGGTCTCCGGCGACGCCCGGCGCTTCCGCCGCCACAAGACCACCGGCGCCCGCCGCGCCGCGCGGGAGGGCCAGGCGTGGGAGGACCGCGACCGCGCCGGAGAGCGCCGCGGCGGCTGGTACCGGCCCGCCCGCTGACGGCTGCCCGATCCGCCCGGCCCGTCCGGGCGGTGAGGGGAGCCGGACAGCCCGGCCCCACCGAGGAGGAACCCGTGGACATCGAACGCGCCGAGCAGCTCGCCATCGAGTACGCCGACCAGGCCGCTCAGTTCGCCGAGGCCAACACCGAGCACGCCGCCCAGCGCGCGCAGGCGTACGCCGCCACCTCTCAGGCCTACGCCGCCATCGCGCAGGCCCACTACCTCGCCATGGTCGCCGGAGCCGCACTCCGTCGCTGACCACCCAGACCGGTCGGGCCCGCGAAATCCCCCACGCGGGCCCGGCCTCCCCTTCGCCCAGGAGCAGCACCGTGAAGACCCGCCAGACCGTTCAGCAGGTCCCCCACACCATCGACGGCAAGACCCGCATGGTCCCCATCCGAGTTGACGCCCCCGCGCCCCCGCGTGACTGGGACAACCTCGTCCTCAACGGCGTCACCGGCATCGCCGCACTCGTCCTCACGGCCTCCGTCGTCTGGTCCACCGCCAGCATCGGCGACCTCCTCTCCCGCGCCGTCGTCGAGCCCGCCGCGTACGGGGCCGCCGTCGTCTTCGACCTCGCCTGGATCGCGTGCATGGCCATCGAGTGGCTCGCCCGCTACGACGAGGACCGCGCCGCGCTGCCCCGCCGAGCCGGGCACGTCATGCTGCTCCTCGCGATGCTTGCCGTCGGCGCCCACGGCAAGGTCGCCGGGTACTGGGAGATCGGCCTCATCGGCGCCGCCGTGTCCGCGCTCGCCAAGGGACTGTGGACCGTCGTTCTCCGGCATCAGACGCCGCCGCTCGACGCCCGCACCCGCGCCTGGATCCAGGGCGAGCTGGCCGACGCCGGCGCCTCCCTCGCCCTGATCCCGGTGCGCCGTCAACTCCAGCGCGCGCAGGCTCAGGTGTCCGCGGAGCGCGCGGCGATCGCCGGTCCGGACAGCGGATCCGCCGATCCGGACCGTCCGGACGAGTCTGCGGACGATCCGGACGCCGAGGTCATCGGGATCCGGCCCGGCGCCGTGACCACGAAGGACGCAGTCCGGATCGCCTGGGACTCGGGGGTCCGCGACGACGAGGCTGCCGCCCGCTACGTCGCTAAGACCACCGGCAAGGCGCCCTCCCCGGACACCGTCGCCCGCTACATGCGGCTGCTGCGCAACGGCATGGCCAGCTGATGATCGCGGCCGCCGGACTCGTCCTCGCCCTCGTCTGCCTCTCCATCGTCGCCGCCGGCCTCGCCCTCGCCCTCGTCGCCTGGCAGCCCCGCACCTTCCCCGGCCCCGTCGTCGCCCTCGGCGCCAGCGTGGCCGGCGGCTGCTTCCTCCTCGCCGCCCTCCACGGGCTCACCAACCTCCTGACCTGAAGGCCGCCATGCTGCTGCTCGCCATCTGCATCGCCGGACTCGCCCCCGGCATCACCACCGCCTTACTCCTGCGCCACCGCGGCTGGCTCCTCGCCACCCTCGCCGGGCTCGCCGTCACCCTCGCCCTGCCCTGCCTGCTGATCCTGGCCATGGTCGCCATGCCGCCGCTCGGCTACGTCGTCGCCGCCTGCTCGGCCGCGATCGCGGTCAAGGCGTACGACGAAGGTCGGGTGCTGGTCGGCACCGCGTGGGTGCTGGTCGTGGTCGCCTCGTTCGCTTGCGCAGGTGTGCTGTGACCGACCGGACGCCGATCACGCCGACGCGGGTCATCCCGGCCGGGGAGACGCTGCCCGCTCCTGCTTCCCCGCCGCCTCCGCCGCCTCCGCCGCCTGCTCCTCCGGCCCCGCCGACTGCACCGGATCCCGGCCCGGACTGGTGGCGGACCGGGCCCGGACCGTCCGGACCGCCTCCGCCCGTACCGGTCGACGTCCACGTGACGGTGACCGTTGACCAGGGCGGATGGTTGTCCGTCCCCGATCCGGAGCCCGGTCCGCGCTGGTGGCAGAAGATCCGGTGGGGCTACAACCTCGCCCTCGCCTTCCTGTCCCTGACGCTCGCCGGACCGTGGGGCGCGGTCCTCGCCTCCGTCCGCGACGAGGAGCCCCTCGCCGGCGCCTGGGTCATGGCCCTCATCCCGCTCGTCGTCCTGGCGTTCCTCGACAACGCCCGCCGTGCCGAAGCCGCCGGAGCCGACCCCGACCTGTGGGCCCCGAAGTGGCGCGCAGCCTGCGTCCGGCTCCTGCTGTGGGCCGCGGTCCTCGGCACCGTCCTCACCCTCCCGATCACCACGCTCGTCTACGTCCTCACCGGAGTGAAGCCCGCATGAACGTCACCGTGGCTGCTGGCCAGTACACGACCACCACGATCAGCACCGCCGGGTTCGCCCTCGGCCTGGCCCTCCTCGGCGCCGAGCTGTGGCGCTGGCACAAGGGCGGCAAGGGCGGCGGGAAGGGCAAGGGAGACGATGGGGGCGGCGCCGCGAAGGACCCGAAGGCGCTGATCCCGCTCGGGTTCGGCATCGTCTCCGGCATCCTGATGATCGCCTGCCCCGCCGGGCTCCTCGGCACCCTCGCCAGCATGCTCCGCTGGGGCGGCAACTCGGTGGGCGACGTCGCCATGAAGTGGCTCACCGGCGCCCCCTCCCAGACCCTCGGCACCGCCGCCACCCCCCGCATCGACGGCTACGGCGCCATCGTCGTCGCCGCCCTCACCGTCT carries:
- a CDS encoding DUF6233 domain-containing protein, encoding MPDLPPDLPRLRTLETWLAYTLAEVREAIGRAEQREREKQYAAEHRPPPPDWLLEQGLNRDAPPVQVHVGGCWNSGKRVKGVAREDALRTLAAGVRACSACRPDTELGHLDG
- a CDS encoding HTH domain-containing protein; this translates as MTEEAQRVIDAMDAVEAIADPEVRARAIGEVLADQEARAKRWRQQRREVVQEMRAQDPPVSYRKIAARLGVSLRTVQDIEAGYSGSGKNRPRKAEATDG
- a CDS encoding protein transporter Sec31, coding for MKTRQTVQQVPHTIDGKTRMVPIRVDAPAPPRDWDNLVLNGVTGIAALVLTASVVWSTASIGDLLSRAVVEPAAYGAAVVFDLAWIACMAIEWLARYDEDRAALPRRAGHVMLLLAMLAVGAHGKVAGYWEIGLIGAAVSALAKGLWTVVLRHQTPPLDARTRAWIQGELADAGASLALIPVRRQLQRAQAQVSAERAAIAGPDSGSADPDRPDESADDPDAEVIGIRPGAVTTKDAVRIAWDSGVRDDEAAARYVAKTTGKAPSPDTVARYMRLLRNGMAS